The following are encoded in a window of Rubellicoccus peritrichatus genomic DNA:
- a CDS encoding Ig-like domain-containing protein, with the protein MNLTLISLSAISNAAPVHPTLPFDNLVLVDEIDCGDINDPHPFEEFPSGVSEIQTISGVATRVIPNPVGSEARYFAYRIGANKGLQAGKAYVLQVEYPEDVSRTMYIINTGGSMSRGLHTGKTVGDALDAPYVGTNPESLNMPMSGQFETWQNLFHLHDRFSDVVRPRSGGAHPDLPADGFKVIIAQYANREAPLSNGAAVSKIRLYEAPDESTYTAQLNLPSNDLPRRHIFYREEMADGVIWSKDPTQRGVADSTDWFEYKAKRMKFLGMNTYTTDLLEFGSNQGFDSGPGGGNEWYFVAREPERWGNVLDMLTNYDFDVLPYYEYSGSKGGADDSLGPQKRATPLNGSTIYTHISWAESSRADITDSDTIADAKLLLDATISRYKDQVNFIGAWFRARVSQMPMSFNEKNFTDYANERNGGIPITRQQLRDSEARYEDYKSWWFEKRRDFINEIRDHLREQGVNSDANILYTSDATETGKSDLPPGQYDLVAEDVTAWNTAGYSATSLQDALDVDRHFRGLTVPRDTYGGYEWQHADVENDPHNYTANEGGMLTYSFNRAYTVSDGDALEAFKTPSGTAVVRHFCLNEDAMTIDLNGPNEIDPLGYFVSDCEYTGPYVMFEEALAFANGDPRYVGYLSSWRFNPGFPAYVRAFNQAFLALPALPSTVLATASSDPAVVVRSIETEGYGTYLGVVNTARNDVSVTITLPDRGLLVDAATGDVISNSTDSISIEMYPSQLRAFRLDKQTLDGAVAFDDSASLDEGTSVDVDVRANDTGPGTLSIVSIGEASNGTATIVGDNVRYVPDSGFYGQDSVAYTVTNGTDDDIARIYFTVNNTATANDLIGWGLDRNPIGNFVEGGSRVLADGVTAEMRGTGKGFAGERDSALFESQSILGNFTLTAQVSDFAALGNGSVGVMIRQGLRADSRFVSLGFNASGEHVYFSRKETGGVSTKGSTTTSGGWLRLVRTGTIIEMQVSADNVSYTTIGRRVLPGLPVKIEAGVFLTGGNVNNHVSGNLQNFSVTNQSLGSNVLFAQSFSDGSDLQTYFNPSPSQNQLSEAVAEADGGTWSIEDGVLQIERTGISTADSGAGFARLVDFAGPPSVMKFSFDYSVSNASTSGISVVVTHGDFDSVSDYSSGGVSAHKFGELAIKGKGVGLYHFSIGGSKYGDSLANGEPSTIVIYLNDSGQTQTYEGPDGNLHQIENLKSSYWLNGELLVANHTRPATYNATGLKTFRVKVQANDASTIGFDNIIIENTFPISQDPNTNLAPNAIDDSVAVNEGEPLLIAPVANDIDPDNGPDGLILNSFTAPSNGTVEQYGNELVYTPELGFFGQDSFDYTILDGEDSDTATVNITVNDTSLFSNLSSLGLTGINIGGSSGYSRLLSGGDLEVNSSGSGLGGTSDGVQLEQMTFSGNFSVQLRVANLIAMGAAPRGGIMIREDTEDNARTAMLTTSTDSEYRYAARTSIGSNLIEFNTGISYNYPGAWLRMIRFEDTIIYLVSEDGISFTEIDTTTINGLKETVHVGLFAAQARMIAADLEIVPAQEALFQQDFSQSTVVADYINTLLPERNLFTDISAESDGGTWSIDSGALKLIRTGINSESNGAGFYRLTDFENPPSIVKVSFNVSVENVTAYTNIAAFDLGNWSSHFDYNSGGASSDIANSLVIKGGGPGQFRFQIKGQNSDRFPDDGTPVSAVWYVNTSGASLTYTGPDALSHTLDDEASSLWVNGTLLLDNIQRSNAYAVNAIENFRFSMATHLPVTITLDNLKIENSFLVNDPPVAADDSAVTNERTTATINVLANDTDSDSQPAPLSIYSIGDAHHGSVSLLGSNITYTPDPGFYGVDEFTYLVTDGVEQDWGLVTVTVNSNTLSNTLTSEGLTGINIGSNSNGSSRVLQTTDWEVSGSGSGLSGTVDSFHFEEDTVDGDFSIVVRVTDLQSNGSAPRAGIMVRENNNADARMVALATTLATNYAIISRTTTGGSSSETIATESYTYPNGWLMLERVGDIINIAVSADGLSFIQIDSVTLTGLGTSVNVGLFSSSGSVNETTYATFDDFDLTISSAIFVQDFNSSSAVSSYFDITNPSANQFNDISAEVDGGTWSINNGALQIVRSGLGGSNAGSGFMRYTDFAGSPSVMKVEFDVSVNNIDTYTDLASFRLGDYSYQSDYSGTTASVSTTFELIIKGGGTNLFRFRINGMNTIKYPADGSFVHVVWYMNASGTTQTYIGPDGLSHTVDHLSNSLWCGTTLLIDNRVRFQNHLNTNLTDIYFRCPTTQSAVLQFDNLVISDTF; encoded by the coding sequence ATGAACCTAACTCTCATCAGCCTTTCAGCTATAAGCAATGCAGCTCCCGTACATCCAACACTTCCCTTCGACAACCTCGTTCTTGTCGATGAAATTGACTGTGGTGACATAAACGATCCTCACCCTTTCGAAGAATTCCCGTCTGGCGTTAGTGAGATTCAAACAATCTCAGGTGTCGCAACTCGCGTAATACCCAACCCTGTGGGCTCAGAAGCACGCTACTTTGCCTATCGTATCGGTGCCAATAAGGGACTTCAGGCCGGCAAAGCCTATGTCCTCCAGGTTGAATACCCTGAGGATGTGTCGAGAACCATGTACATCATTAATACGGGGGGCTCGATGAGCCGAGGACTGCATACCGGCAAGACCGTCGGAGATGCCCTTGATGCACCCTATGTAGGCACAAATCCCGAGTCCTTGAATATGCCGATGTCCGGACAGTTTGAAACCTGGCAGAACCTCTTTCATTTGCATGATCGATTTAGCGACGTTGTTCGCCCAAGGTCCGGAGGTGCTCATCCTGATTTGCCAGCCGATGGCTTCAAAGTTATCATAGCACAGTATGCCAACCGTGAAGCACCACTCTCAAATGGTGCGGCTGTTTCCAAAATCCGTCTCTATGAAGCACCTGATGAATCAACCTACACCGCTCAATTGAATCTACCATCAAACGACCTGCCACGTCGCCATATCTTTTATCGTGAAGAAATGGCCGATGGTGTTATCTGGTCCAAAGACCCAACGCAACGTGGCGTCGCAGATTCGACCGACTGGTTCGAATACAAAGCAAAGCGAATGAAGTTCCTTGGCATGAACACATACACAACAGACTTGCTTGAGTTCGGCAGTAATCAGGGGTTTGATTCCGGACCAGGCGGTGGGAATGAATGGTATTTTGTAGCACGTGAGCCAGAACGCTGGGGCAATGTTCTGGATATGCTGACTAACTATGATTTTGATGTCCTCCCCTACTATGAGTACTCTGGCAGTAAAGGCGGAGCGGATGACAGCCTGGGGCCTCAAAAGCGGGCAACTCCGCTCAACGGATCAACCATCTATACACATATCAGCTGGGCCGAATCTTCTCGGGCCGATATAACAGATTCTGATACAATTGCTGATGCAAAGTTGCTCCTCGACGCAACGATATCGCGTTATAAAGACCAAGTGAATTTCATCGGGGCCTGGTTCCGGGCACGCGTTTCGCAAATGCCAATGTCTTTCAATGAGAAGAACTTCACCGATTACGCAAATGAGAGGAACGGAGGTATTCCAATCACTCGTCAGCAACTAAGAGATTCCGAAGCACGTTACGAAGACTATAAGTCCTGGTGGTTTGAGAAACGCCGTGACTTCATCAACGAAATACGGGATCACTTGCGCGAACAAGGGGTCAACTCAGATGCCAATATCCTATACACTTCCGATGCAACAGAGACAGGAAAATCAGATCTACCTCCCGGCCAGTACGATCTTGTTGCTGAAGATGTTACAGCATGGAATACCGCAGGCTATTCAGCCACCAGCTTGCAGGACGCGCTCGATGTTGATCGACACTTTCGTGGATTAACTGTACCTCGTGACACTTATGGAGGCTACGAGTGGCAACATGCAGATGTCGAGAATGACCCCCACAACTATACCGCCAACGAAGGCGGAATGCTGACTTATTCTTTCAATCGCGCTTACACAGTATCGGATGGCGATGCACTTGAGGCTTTCAAAACACCGTCAGGTACCGCAGTTGTCCGACACTTTTGCTTGAATGAAGATGCCATGACCATTGATCTCAACGGCCCCAATGAAATAGACCCATTAGGTTACTTTGTATCAGACTGTGAATACACTGGCCCTTATGTCATGTTTGAAGAAGCCCTTGCTTTCGCCAATGGAGACCCCCGCTACGTCGGTTATCTTAGCTCCTGGAGATTCAATCCAGGCTTCCCTGCTTATGTCCGTGCATTTAATCAGGCCTTTCTTGCCCTACCCGCCTTGCCCAGCACGGTTCTGGCGACAGCATCCTCAGATCCAGCGGTCGTAGTACGATCTATTGAAACTGAAGGCTATGGCACTTACCTCGGCGTTGTGAACACAGCCCGCAACGATGTATCGGTTACAATAACGCTACCGGACCGCGGACTACTGGTTGACGCAGCAACTGGCGACGTGATCAGCAACAGCACTGATTCCATTTCGATTGAAATGTATCCAAGTCAACTTCGCGCTTTCCGCCTCGACAAGCAAACCCTGGATGGCGCAGTGGCTTTCGACGACTCTGCCAGTCTCGACGAAGGCACATCCGTAGATGTTGATGTGCGTGCCAATGATACAGGACCGGGCACGCTAAGTATTGTTTCAATTGGAGAAGCAAGCAATGGCACTGCCACAATCGTTGGTGATAATGTTCGCTATGTGCCTGACTCCGGATTTTATGGCCAGGATTCCGTTGCCTATACCGTGACAAATGGCACAGACGATGACATTGCCCGAATCTACTTTACTGTGAATAATACAGCCACTGCCAACGATCTCATTGGCTGGGGCTTGGATCGCAACCCAATCGGTAACTTTGTAGAAGGTGGGAGCCGCGTGCTTGCAGATGGTGTAACCGCAGAGATGCGTGGCACAGGCAAAGGCTTTGCAGGAGAACGGGACAGTGCCCTTTTCGAGAGTCAATCCATTCTTGGGAATTTCACACTCACGGCACAAGTCAGTGATTTTGCAGCTCTCGGAAATGGCTCAGTTGGAGTCATGATTCGCCAAGGTCTTCGTGCAGATAGTCGCTTCGTTTCGCTTGGCTTTAATGCATCTGGTGAGCATGTATACTTCTCACGCAAGGAAACCGGAGGTGTTTCAACCAAAGGCAGCACGACTACGTCTGGTGGATGGTTGCGTCTCGTTCGTACAGGCACGATCATTGAGATGCAGGTGTCAGCCGACAACGTAAGTTACACAACAATCGGTCGGCGTGTGCTGCCAGGCCTACCGGTCAAGATTGAGGCGGGAGTTTTCTTAACAGGCGGCAATGTAAATAATCATGTCAGCGGAAATCTGCAAAACTTCTCCGTTACGAATCAAAGCCTGGGTAGTAACGTTCTCTTCGCGCAATCCTTTTCAGACGGATCGGACTTACAAACCTACTTCAATCCATCACCATCGCAAAACCAACTCAGCGAAGCAGTTGCAGAAGCGGATGGCGGAACCTGGTCAATAGAAGACGGTGTTCTGCAAATTGAACGTACGGGTATTAGCACAGCAGACTCTGGCGCGGGCTTTGCACGTCTAGTCGACTTTGCGGGACCACCCAGTGTTATGAAATTCAGCTTTGACTACTCTGTTTCTAATGCATCGACAAGTGGCATCTCAGTCGTGGTTACTCATGGTGACTTTGATTCTGTCTCTGACTATAGTAGTGGCGGTGTATCAGCCCATAAGTTTGGTGAATTGGCTATCAAAGGGAAAGGTGTAGGCCTCTATCACTTTTCCATTGGCGGCTCCAAGTATGGAGATTCACTCGCGAATGGTGAACCAAGTACGATTGTCATTTATCTGAACGACTCAGGCCAAACACAAACCTATGAAGGGCCCGATGGCAACCTCCACCAAATCGAAAACCTGAAGTCATCCTATTGGCTCAATGGTGAGTTACTTGTTGCAAACCATACGCGCCCGGCAACCTACAATGCCACAGGCCTCAAAACATTCCGTGTTAAAGTTCAGGCAAATGATGCTTCAACCATAGGTTTCGATAACATCATTATAGAAAATACCTTCCCAATCAGCCAGGACCCGAACACGAATCTTGCGCCCAATGCAATTGATGATTCGGTTGCCGTAAACGAAGGCGAGCCACTACTGATAGCACCAGTGGCAAATGATATCGATCCGGATAACGGGCCTGATGGTTTAATACTGAACAGCTTCACTGCTCCATCCAATGGAACTGTCGAGCAATATGGCAATGAATTGGTTTATACGCCAGAGCTTGGCTTCTTCGGTCAGGACTCCTTCGATTACACGATACTTGATGGCGAAGATTCTGATACCGCGACAGTCAACATCACGGTCAATGATACTTCTCTTTTCAGCAATCTGAGCAGCCTTGGCCTTACTGGTATCAATATCGGCGGCTCAAGTGGTTACAGTCGACTGCTTTCAGGAGGAGACCTTGAAGTCAACAGCAGCGGCTCAGGTCTCGGTGGCACAAGCGACGGCGTTCAACTCGAACAAATGACTTTCAGTGGCAACTTCTCAGTCCAACTGCGAGTAGCAAATCTTATTGCGATGGGCGCGGCTCCGCGTGGAGGCATTATGATTCGCGAAGATACCGAAGATAATGCCCGCACTGCGATGCTTACAACAAGCACTGACTCAGAGTATCGTTATGCAGCGCGCACTTCAATTGGCAGCAACTTAATCGAGTTCAATACCGGCATCTCCTATAATTATCCTGGTGCCTGGCTAAGGATGATTCGTTTCGAAGACACGATAATCTACCTTGTTTCGGAGGACGGAATCAGCTTCACAGAAATTGATACAACGACGATAAACGGATTGAAAGAAACGGTTCACGTCGGTCTTTTTGCCGCCCAGGCACGAATGATCGCCGCCGACCTTGAAATTGTTCCGGCGCAGGAAGCACTGTTCCAGCAGGACTTCTCGCAATCAACAGTAGTAGCCGATTACATCAATACACTTCTGCCAGAACGAAACCTTTTCACTGATATCAGTGCAGAAAGTGATGGTGGCACATGGTCGATTGATTCAGGGGCACTGAAACTCATTCGGACCGGAATCAATAGTGAGAGTAACGGTGCAGGATTCTACCGCCTGACCGACTTTGAGAATCCACCAAGCATCGTGAAAGTATCCTTCAATGTTTCCGTTGAAAATGTAACAGCCTATACAAATATTGCGGCTTTCGATCTTGGAAATTGGAGTAGTCATTTTGACTACAATTCTGGAGGTGCCTCATCAGACATCGCGAACTCACTTGTCATCAAAGGCGGTGGTCCGGGTCAATTCCGTTTCCAGATAAAAGGACAAAATAGTGACAGATTTCCCGATGACGGAACTCCCGTCAGTGCGGTCTGGTATGTCAACACCTCAGGAGCATCCCTCACTTACACAGGCCCCGATGCCCTTTCGCACACACTTGATGATGAAGCATCCTCACTCTGGGTAAATGGCACGCTCCTGTTGGATAACATCCAGCGTTCCAATGCCTATGCGGTCAATGCTATCGAGAACTTCCGGTTCAGCATGGCAACCCATCTGCCCGTTACTATTACGCTCGATAATCTGAAGATCGAAAACAGCTTCCTTGTCAACGATCCGCCAGTGGCAGCCGATGATTCAGCCGTAACCAATGAACGCACCACAGCAACAATCAATGTCTTGGCCAACGATACCGATAGCGACTCACAGCCTGCCCCGCTTTCGATTTACAGTATCGGTGATGCGCATCATGGCTCGGTCAGCTTACTTGGTTCGAATATAACCTACACACCAGATCCTGGTTTCTATGGTGTCGACGAATTCACCTACTTGGTAACCGATGGAGTTGAGCAGGACTGGGGTCTTGTCACCGTAACGGTTAACAGCAATACGCTGAGCAATACCTTGACCAGCGAAGGCTTAACTGGAATCAATATCGGTTCCAATAGTAACGGCTCCAGTCGTGTATTACAAACGACAGATTGGGAAGTCTCTGGTTCAGGATCAGGACTCTCGGGGACAGTTGACAGTTTTCATTTCGAAGAAGACACAGTCGATGGAGACTTTTCCATCGTCGTTCGCGTAACAGATTTGCAAAGCAATGGTTCTGCTCCACGTGCTGGCATTATGGTGCGAGAAAACAACAACGCCGATGCACGCATGGTTGCTCTCGCCACTACCCTGGCAACGAACTACGCAATCATTTCACGCACCACGACAGGGGGCTCCAGCAGTGAGACGATAGCGACGGAATCATACACTTACCCCAACGGATGGTTGATGCTCGAACGTGTCGGCGATATTATCAATATCGCTGTTTCAGCAGACGGGTTGAGTTTCATACAAATCGATAGCGTCACCTTAACCGGGCTGGGCACAAGTGTGAACGTCGGACTCTTCTCCAGTAGTGGGTCGGTCAATGAAACAACCTATGCGACCTTTGATGACTTTGATCTTACGATCAGCTCGGCCATCTTTGTTCAGGACTTCAACAGCTCCAGCGCCGTCTCGAGTTACTTTGATATCACAAATCCTTCTGCTAATCAGTTCAATGACATCAGTGCGGAAGTCGATGGCGGCACATGGTCCATCAACAATGGCGCATTGCAGATTGTCAGATCAGGTCTGGGTGGCAGTAATGCCGGTTCTGGTTTCATGCGCTACACAGACTTTGCCGGTTCACCTTCAGTCATGAAAGTTGAATTCGATGTATCAGTTAATAACATAGACACCTATACCGATTTGGCCTCTTTCAGGCTTGGAGATTACAGCTACCAGAGCGATTACTCCGGAACTACGGCAAGTGTTTCCACGACCTTTGAATTAATAATCAAAGGCGGAGGCACAAACCTATTCCGATTCCGTATCAATGGCATGAATACCATCAAGTATCCAGCCGATGGTTCGTTCGTTCATGTTGTGTGGTATATGAATGCATCCGGAACCACCCAAACCTACATCGGACCGGATGGGCTTTCCCACACGGTTGATCATCTTTCAAATTCACTTTGGTGCGGAACGACACTGTTGATCGACAACAGAGTCCGTTTTCAAAACCACCTCAACACGAATTTGACGGATATCTATTTCAGATGTCCAACCACTCAAAGCGCCGTACTGCAATTTGATAACCTGGTGATTTCCGACACTTTCTAG